A region from the Medicago truncatula cultivar Jemalong A17 chromosome 6, MtrunA17r5.0-ANR, whole genome shotgun sequence genome encodes:
- the LOC11412297 gene encoding transcription factor MYB16 has translation MGRSPCCDKVGLKKGPWTPEEDQKLLAYIDEHGHGSWRALPAKAGLQRCGKSCRLRWTNYLRPDIKRGKFSLQEEQTIIQLHALLGNRWSAIATHLAKRTDNEIKNYWNTHLKKRLTKMGIDPVTHKPKNDALLSSSDNAHSKTASNLSHMAQWESARLEAEARLVRESKIRSHNSLLHHNHLKAWNINLESPTSTLSFNENVAPIMNSGEIGGENSNTINNGNEKNNNDDDNNVVSMIEFVGTNSSSIVKEEGGDDQDQDQWKGYESSLTFTSNLHHELTMSMDQSVDDVIAEEGFTNLLLKTNSEDLSLSESGGESNNGGDGGSGSGSEFYEDNNNYWNNILNLVNSSPSDSPMF, from the exons ATGGGACGTTCACCATGTTGTGACAAAGTTGGTTTAAAGAAAGGTCCATGGACTCCAGAAGAAGATCAAAAACTCTTAGCTTATATTGATGAACATGGTCATGGAAGTTGGCGTGCTTTGCCCGCTAAAGCTG GGCTTCAAAGATGTGGTAAGAGCTGCAGATTAAGATGGACTAACTATCTTAGGCCAGATATTAAGAGAGGAAAGTTTAGTTTGCAAGAAGAACAAACCATCATTCAACTTCATGCTCTCTTAGGGAACAG GTGGTCAGCTATAGCAACACATTTGGCAAAGAGAACAGATAATGAGATAAAGAATTATTGGAACACACATCTTAAGAAAAGGTTAACAAAAATGGGAATTGATCCAGTTACACACAAACCTAAAAATGATGCACTTCTTTCATCAAGTGATAATGCTCATTCCAAAACTGCTTCAAATCTTAGTCACATGGCTCAATGGGAAAGTGCTAGACTTGAAGCTGAAGCTAGACTTGTTAGAGAGTCCAAAATTCGTTCACATAATTCActtcttcatcataatcacttgAAAGCTTGGAATATTAATCTTGAGTCTCCTACTTCAACTTTATCTTTCAATGAGAATGTTGCACCAATTATGAATAGTGGAGAAATTGGAGGTGAAAATAGTAATACTATTAACAATGgtaatgagaaaaataataatgatgatgacaACAATGTTGTGTCTATGATTGAATTTGTTGGGACTAATTCAAGTTCAATTGTGAAAGAAGAAGGTGGTGATGATCAAGATCAAGATCAATGGAAAGGTTATGAAAGTTCATTGACTTTTACATCAAATCTTCATCATGAGTTGACTATGTCAATGGATCAAAGTGTTGATGATGTCATTGCTGAAGAAGGGTTTACTAATCTTTTGCTTAAGACAAATTCTGAAGACTTGAGTTTGTCAGAGAGTGGAGGTGAATCTAACAATGGTGGTGATGGTGGAAGTGGAAGTGGAAGTGAATTCTATGAAGATAACAATAACTACTGGAATAATATTCTTAATTTAGTTAATTCTTCTCCCTCAGATTCTCCAATGTTTTGA